The Sciurus carolinensis chromosome 18, mSciCar1.2, whole genome shotgun sequence genome contains a region encoding:
- the Hmox2 gene encoding heme oxygenase 2 has protein sequence MSAEVETSEGVDESEKNNSVAPEKENHTRMADLSELLKEGTKEAHDRAENTQFVKDFLKGNIKKEIFKRATTALYFTYSALEEEMDRNKDHPAFAPLYFPMELHRKEALTKDMEYFFGENWEELVKCSEATQKYVERIHYIGQNEPELLVAHAYTRYMGDLSGGQVLKKVAQRALKLPSTGEGTQFYLFEHVDNAQQFKQFYRARMNALDLNLKTKERIVEEANKAFEYNMQIFNELDQAGSALARETLEDGLPVHDGKGDVRKCPFYAAQEDKGALEGSSCPLRTAMAALRKPSLQFILAAGVALAAGLLAWYYM, from the exons ATGTCAGCAGAAGTGGAGACCTCTGAGGGAGTAGATGAGTCTGAGAAAAATAACtctgtggccccagaaaaggaaaaccataCCAG AATGGCTGATCTCTCTGAGCTCCTCAAAGAAGGGACCAAGGAAGCACATGACCGGGCAGAAAACACCCAGTTTGTCAAGGACTTCTTGAAAGGCAACATAAAGAAGGAGATATTTAAG CGGGCTACAACTGCACTTTACTTCACATACTCAGCCCTTGAGGAGGAAATGGACCGCAACAAGGACCACCCAGCCTTTGCCCCTTTATACTTCCCCATGGAGCTGCACCGGAAGGAGGCGCTGACCAAGGACATGGAGTACTTCTTTGGTGAGAACTGGGAGGAGCTGGTGAAGTGCTCCGAGGCTACCCAGAAGTACGTAGAACGGATCCACTATATAGGGCAGAATGAGCCAGAGCTGCTGGTGGCCCATGCATACACTCGCTACATGGGGGACCTATCAGGAGGCCAGGTGCTGAAGAAGGTGGCCCAGCGGGCACTGAAACTCCCCAGCACAGGGGAAGGGACCCAGTTCTACCTGTTTGAGCATGTGGACAATGCCCAGCAGTTCAAGCAGTTTTACCGGGCCAGGATGAATGCCCTGGATCTGAATCTGAAGACCAAAGAGAGGATCGTGGAGGAGGCCAACAAGGCCTTTGAGTACAATATGCAG ATATTCAATGAACTGGACCAGGCTGGCTCTGCCTTGGCCAGAGAGACCCTGGAGGATGGGCTCCCTGTGCACGACGGGAAGGGAGATGTACGTAAATGCCCCTTCTATGCTGCTCAAGAAGACAAAG GTGCCCTGGAGGGCAGCAGCTGCCCCTTACGGACAGCCATGGCTGCGCTGAGGAAGCCCAGTCTCCAGTTCATTTTGGCTGCTGGTGTGGCCCTGGCTGCTGGACTCTTGGCCTGGTACTACATGTGA
- the Cdip1 gene encoding cell death-inducing p53-target protein 1, producing the protein MSNEPPPPYPGGPTAPLLEEKSGAPPTPGRTSPAVMQPPPGMPLPPADIGPPPYEPPGHPIPQPGFVPPHMSADGTYMPPGFYPPPGPHPPMGYYPSGPYPPGPYPGPGGHTATVLVPSGAATTVTVLQGEIFEGAPVQTVCPHCQQAITTKISYEIGLMNFVLGFFCCFMGCDLGCCLIPCLINDFKDVTHTCPSCKAYIYTYKRLC; encoded by the exons ATGTCTAATGAGCCACCCCCTCCTTATCCTGGAGGCCCCACAGCCCCACTTCTGGAGGAGAAGAGTGGagccccacccaccccag GCCGAACCTCCCCAGCTGTGATGCAGCCCCCACCAGGCATGCCACTTCCCCCTGCAGACATTGGTCCCCCACCCTACGAGCCACCAGGTCATCCGATACCTCAACCTGGCTTTGTCCCCCCCCACATGAGTGCAGATGGCACCTACATGCCTCCAG GTTTCTACCCTCCTCCAGGCCCTCACCCACCCATGGGCTACTACCCATCTGGACCCTACCCACCAGGGCCCTACCCTGGCCCTGGAGGCCACACAGCCACCGTCCTGGTCCCTTCAGGGGCTGCCACCACAGTGACAGTGCTTCAGGGAGAGATCTTTGAAGGCGCACCAGTGCAGACTGTGTGTCCCCACTGCCAGCAGGCCATCACCACCAAGATCTCCTATGAGATTGGCCTGATGAACTTCGTGCTGGGTTTCTTCTGCTGCTTCATGGG GTGTGATCTGGGCTGCTGCTTGATCCCCTGCCTCATCAATGACTTCAAGGATGTGACACACACGTGCCCCAGCTGCAAAGCCTACATCTACACGTACAAGCGCTTGTGCTAA